In one Mucilaginibacter sp. PAMB04168 genomic region, the following are encoded:
- a CDS encoding phosphoglycerate mutase family protein has protein sequence MYKKIWLLALALVCLSNFGAFAQQTTIWLVRHAEKQAASASMMSASDPELSELGIKRAADLAGVLKGKKINAIYSTNYKRTLATVAPLAAGLKLTPATYDPREANTLATKLIEENKGKEILIVGHSNTLIPLAKALQATVPFETLTDDTMTCCLG, from the coding sequence ATGTATAAAAAGATCTGGTTACTGGCACTTGCCCTGGTATGCTTAAGCAATTTTGGTGCCTTTGCACAACAAACTACCATTTGGCTGGTTCGGCATGCCGAAAAACAAGCAGCAAGCGCCAGTATGATGTCGGCATCGGACCCTGAATTGTCTGAACTTGGTATTAAACGTGCGGCAGATTTGGCCGGTGTTTTAAAAGGCAAAAAAATAAACGCTATTTACAGCACCAACTACAAACGTACGCTGGCAACGGTTGCGCCGCTGGCTGCCGGTTTGAAGCTAACGCCTGCTACATATGATCCACGTGAGGCGAACACGCTGGCCACTAAATTAATTGAGGAAAATAAAGGAAAAGAAATATTGATTGTAGGTCATTCCAATACGCTTATACCGCTTGCTAAAGCCTTACAAGCTACCGTGCCTTTTGAGACACTGACGGATGACACTATGACATGCTGTTTAGGATAG
- a CDS encoding YihY/virulence factor BrkB family protein, with protein sequence MKIFNKTYLKSLWKVLMATFSGFSNDNGLKLSASLAYYTIFSIAPLLILILSLAGIFLGPDAASAKLYAQIDQYVGKEAAKQIQDVVKNLQFSGKSGVALASGIVTLLLGASSIFLEIQDSLNTIWRVKAKPKKGWLKMLQNRFLSFSLIVSLGFLLLVSLMVNVIVNAVSDRVSRFLPDITERLIEIVNLGISFLVIATLFGIIFKFLPDVKIKFKDVRSGAFFTAILFMIGQFIISLYLKYSAQGSAYGAAGSIIVLLVWIYYTAAILYIGAEFTQVYAEANCSHIEPADYAVHIQQTETEREVDKLPPQNPELKGQLKTDG encoded by the coding sequence ATGAAAATATTTAACAAGACCTATCTTAAAAGCTTATGGAAGGTACTCATGGCTACTTTTTCCGGCTTCTCGAATGATAACGGATTAAAATTAAGCGCCTCTTTAGCTTATTATACTATTTTTTCCATTGCGCCATTACTCATCCTGATACTTTCACTAGCGGGTATATTTTTAGGTCCTGATGCCGCATCGGCTAAACTATACGCACAGATTGACCAATATGTAGGCAAGGAAGCGGCGAAGCAAATACAGGATGTAGTAAAAAACCTCCAGTTTTCTGGTAAGTCGGGCGTGGCCCTAGCGTCTGGAATTGTAACTTTATTGCTGGGTGCCAGCAGTATTTTTCTCGAAATACAAGATTCGCTCAATACCATTTGGCGCGTAAAGGCCAAGCCTAAAAAAGGATGGTTAAAAATGCTCCAAAACAGGTTTCTGTCCTTTTCGCTCATTGTAAGCTTAGGCTTTTTGCTGCTAGTTTCATTAATGGTAAATGTTATTGTAAATGCAGTTAGTGACCGGGTTAGCCGGTTTTTACCTGATATTACCGAACGCCTAATTGAGATCGTAAACTTGGGAATATCTTTCTTGGTTATTGCTACGCTGTTCGGTATCATTTTCAAATTTTTACCTGATGTTAAAATTAAGTTTAAAGACGTGCGTTCGGGAGCCTTCTTTACGGCTATTTTGTTCATGATTGGTCAGTTCATTATCAGCCTGTATTTAAAGTATTCGGCACAAGGTTCGGCTTATGGTGCCGCCGGCTCCATTATCGTATTATTGGTATGGATTTACTATACCGCTGCCATTTTATACATAGGCGCCGAGTTTACGCAGGTTTATGCGGAGGCCAATTGCAGCCATATTGAGCCGGCCGATTATGCGGTGCATATTCAGCAAACAGAAACAGAGCGCGAAGTAGATAAGTTACCACCTCAAAACCCAGAGCTTAAAGGGCAGTTAAAAACCGATGGTTAG
- a CDS encoding PDZ domain-containing protein, with translation MKKVLHICKCLFLVVFVLCQAVVVKAQYFDLVNNKKQVKLRFRMVRDMIIVPVTINSKGPFNFVLDSGVGLMIITDPTLVDSINIYAKRTIKLYGSGNADVFEAYATSPLDIMLDGKIKSYDVSAAILKQDHFGLSNYAGMPIHGLLGYEFFSQLAVKINFSDSTITAGTSGRFKPLRKGIQLPISIEERKPYLKTTVTLPDGCPVENKFVVDLGAGHPLSLENLQMNKAYFQKAIVANLGVGLTGPINGYISRVNEVNLGKYKFNNVITSFPDSNLHVSYIVPRDGNIGLGILKKFLLVLDYQKGIMYLKPNYKFKEPFEHDMSGMEYYATGADFKRILISRVEPGSAADEAGITANDEITAINFKAVTKMNMIDIDNLFKSREKRNILVEISRDKKVETVILTLKRRI, from the coding sequence GTGAAAAAGGTGCTTCATATTTGCAAGTGCCTGTTTTTAGTTGTTTTTGTACTATGCCAGGCTGTTGTTGTAAAGGCGCAGTACTTTGACCTGGTCAATAACAAAAAGCAGGTAAAGCTCCGTTTTAGGATGGTGCGTGATATGATTATTGTGCCGGTTACCATCAACAGTAAAGGACCATTCAATTTTGTTTTAGATTCAGGGGTTGGTTTAATGATTATTACCGACCCCACCTTGGTTGATTCTATTAATATTTACGCCAAACGCACCATTAAACTTTATGGCAGCGGTAACGCCGATGTTTTTGAAGCTTATGCTACATCGCCTTTAGATATTATGCTGGACGGTAAAATAAAAAGCTACGATGTATCTGCAGCTATCTTAAAACAAGACCATTTTGGTTTGTCTAATTACGCAGGCATGCCCATACACGGCTTATTAGGGTATGAATTCTTTTCGCAGCTGGCTGTGAAAATTAATTTTTCAGACAGCACTATAACAGCCGGCACGAGCGGCCGGTTTAAACCGCTCCGGAAAGGCATACAGCTGCCCATAAGTATTGAGGAACGCAAACCTTACCTGAAAACTACAGTTACTTTGCCTGATGGATGCCCGGTTGAAAACAAATTTGTAGTTGATTTAGGTGCTGGTCATCCCCTATCGCTCGAAAATTTGCAAATGAACAAGGCCTACTTTCAGAAAGCCATTGTAGCCAATCTGGGTGTTGGCTTAACAGGCCCCATAAATGGCTATATAAGTAGGGTAAATGAGGTAAACTTAGGCAAATACAAGTTCAACAATGTAATTACGTCTTTCCCCGATTCAAACTTACATGTAAGCTACATTGTACCGCGCGATGGCAATATTGGATTGGGAATATTGAAGAAGTTTTTGCTGGTATTGGATTATCAGAAAGGTATAATGTACTTGAAGCCCAATTACAAGTTTAAAGAACCGTTTGAACATGATATGAGCGGCATGGAATACTATGCCACAGGTGCCGACTTCAAACGTATATTAATAAGCCGGGTGGAGCCCGGATCGGCAGCCGACGAGGCTGGCATAACTGCTAATGATGAAATTACCGCGATAAACTTCAAAGCAGTTACAAAAATGAATATGATTGATATAGACAACCTGTTCAAGTCGAGAGAAAAACGAAACATTTTAGTAGAAATCTCCCGCGACAAAAAGGTGGAAACCGTAATTCTTACCTTAAAACGGCGGATATAA